One genomic segment of Streptomyces niveus includes these proteins:
- the mtnA gene encoding S-methyl-5-thioribose-1-phosphate isomerase — MTDQYAPSPLTAEPSMSPALRWDELPEGPVLVLLDQTRLPVEEAELVCTDVPALVQSIRTLAVRGAPLLGIAGAYGVALAATRGYDVDEAAALLAGARPTAVNLGYGVRRALEAHRAAIAGGADQERAAAATLAEAKQLHREDAVASARMAASGLSLLDELLPGGSHRILTHCNTGSLVSGGEGTAFAVALSAHRAGRLRRLWVDETRPLLQGARLTAYEAARNGMAFTLLADNAAGSLFAAGEVDAVLIGADRIAADGSVANKVGSYPLAVQARYHHVPFIVVAPTTTLDLDTPDGASIEVEQRPGQEVTELTAPQAAGAGVEVGGGMPVAPLGTQAYNPAFDVTPPELVTALVTEYGALSPVTRDGIVELCAQARQEARG; from the coding sequence ATGACTGATCAGTACGCACCATCCCCGCTCACGGCCGAGCCGTCCATGTCTCCCGCGCTGCGCTGGGACGAGCTGCCGGAAGGGCCCGTACTGGTACTCCTCGATCAGACGAGACTGCCGGTCGAGGAGGCCGAGCTGGTCTGCACCGACGTGCCGGCCCTGGTCCAGTCGATACGGACGCTCGCGGTGCGCGGGGCGCCGCTCCTGGGCATCGCCGGTGCCTACGGTGTCGCCCTCGCCGCCACACGCGGATACGACGTCGACGAGGCGGCGGCGCTGCTGGCGGGTGCCCGGCCCACGGCCGTGAACCTCGGGTACGGGGTACGGCGGGCGCTTGAGGCGCACCGGGCGGCGATCGCCGGAGGCGCCGATCAGGAGCGGGCGGCCGCGGCCACCCTGGCGGAGGCGAAGCAGCTGCACCGTGAGGACGCCGTCGCCAGTGCCCGGATGGCGGCATCGGGGCTGTCGCTCTTGGACGAGTTGCTGCCGGGTGGAAGTCATCGGATCCTGACCCACTGCAACACCGGGTCACTGGTCTCGGGCGGCGAGGGCACCGCGTTCGCCGTGGCCCTGTCGGCGCACCGGGCGGGGCGGCTGAGGCGGCTGTGGGTGGACGAGACACGTCCGCTGCTCCAGGGCGCGCGGCTGACGGCGTACGAGGCGGCCCGCAACGGGATGGCATTCACGCTGCTCGCGGACAACGCGGCCGGTTCGCTGTTCGCGGCCGGTGAGGTGGATGCCGTGCTCATCGGGGCCGACCGGATCGCCGCCGACGGCTCGGTGGCGAACAAGGTGGGCAGCTATCCGCTCGCGGTGCAGGCGAGGTACCACCATGTCCCGTTCATCGTGGTGGCGCCGACGACGACGCTGGATCTCGACACCCCGGACGGTGCGTCGATCGAGGTGGAGCAGCGGCCGGGGCAGGAGGTGACCGAGCTCACGGCTCCGCAGGCGGCCGGGGCCGGGGTGGAGGTGGGCGGTGGGATGCCGGTGGCGCCGCTGGGAACGCAGGCGTACAACCCGGCCTTCGACGTGACGCCGCCGGAACTGGTGACGGCGCTGGTCACCGAGTACGGGGCGCTGTCGCCGGTGACGCGGGACGGGATCGTGGAGCTGTGCGCCCAGGCGCGGCAGGAGGCGCGGGGCTGA
- the mtrA gene encoding two-component system response regulator MtrA, whose amino-acid sequence MKGRVLVVDDDTALAEMLGIVLRGEGFEPSFVADGDKALAAFREAKPDLVLLDLMLPGRDGIEVCRLIRAESGVPIVMLTAKSDTVDVVVGLESGADDYIVKPFKPKELVARIRARLRRSEEPAPEQLAIGDLVIDVAGHSVKREGQSIALTPLEFDLLVALARKPWQVFTREVLLEQVWGYRHAADTRLVNVHVQRLRSKVEKDPERPEIVVTVRGVGYKAGPS is encoded by the coding sequence ATGAAGGGACGCGTCCTTGTCGTCGATGACGACACCGCACTGGCCGAGATGCTCGGCATCGTGCTGCGAGGTGAAGGGTTCGAGCCGTCGTTCGTCGCGGACGGCGACAAGGCCCTCGCCGCTTTCCGTGAGGCCAAGCCGGATCTGGTGCTGCTGGATCTGATGCTGCCCGGCCGCGACGGTATCGAGGTGTGCAGGCTCATCAGGGCCGAGTCGGGTGTACCGATCGTCATGCTGACGGCCAAGAGCGACACGGTCGACGTGGTGGTGGGGCTCGAATCGGGCGCCGACGACTACATCGTCAAGCCGTTCAAGCCCAAGGAGCTGGTCGCCAGGATCAGGGCGCGGCTGCGCAGGTCCGAGGAGCCGGCGCCGGAGCAGTTGGCCATCGGTGATCTGGTCATCGACGTGGCCGGTCACTCGGTGAAGCGTGAGGGGCAGTCCATCGCCCTGACGCCGCTGGAGTTCGACCTGCTCGTCGCACTGGCCCGCAAGCCGTGGCAGGTCTTCACCCGTGAGGTGCTCCTGGAGCAGGTGTGGGGCTACCGGCACGCGGCCGACACCCGTCTGGTCAACGTGCATGTCCAGCGGCTCCGCTCCAAGGTCGAGAAGGACCCGGAGCGCCCGGAGATCGTCGTGACCGTCCGCGGGGTCGGCTACAAGGCCGGACCGAGCTGA
- the mtrB gene encoding MtrAB system histidine kinase MtrB, which yields MSSGSSAPKPGEPGVRTGRTADRGRWGSRLGRLLQGGRLLKDGAAGGPVPRLLVRWARRPVLPAVRLWRRNIQLRVVTTTLLMSLGVVLLLGFVVIGQVRNGLLDAKEKAAQSQAAGGFTVAKEKADAPVEPGGQDAGSGDGRSSRNSVNWRSDLVVQLASGGQSAFNVVALSADENGAGSSSRFPRASGGVDHIASVPANLRSAVAKGTGTFQRYTLIQYTDGRESESGLVVGKRLTDVDGNSYELYYLFPLTQEEQSLNLVKGTLATAGLFVVVLLGAIAWLVVRQVVTPVRMAAGIAERLSTGRLQERMKVTGEDDIARLGEAFNKMAQNLQLKIQQLEELSRMQRRFVSDVSHELRTPLTTVRMAADVIHEARVDFDPVTARSAELLGDQLDRFESLLSDLLEISRFDAGAAALEAEPIDLRVVVRRVIGGAEPLAERKGTRIRVMGDEQPVVAEADARRVERVLRNLVVNAVEHGEGRDVVVRMAVAGGAVAVAVRDYGVGLKPGEATRVFNRFWRADPARARTTGGTGLGLSIAVEDARLHGGWLQAWGEPGGGSQFRLTLPRTADEPLRGSPIPLEPEDSRRGRERSVLGDPKESAHRLTSVPSQSASGASLPVPARAPVPPPAGAVDPTALPGNGARVVPRSTGESAEKDPATSSKPPRSPNTPSSTASAVTSAPKAPEREDTTRGR from the coding sequence ATGTCCAGCGGCAGTTCTGCCCCGAAGCCCGGGGAGCCGGGAGTGCGTACGGGGCGGACCGCCGACCGGGGCCGCTGGGGCTCACGCCTCGGCAGGCTCCTCCAGGGCGGCCGGCTTCTCAAGGACGGGGCGGCGGGCGGCCCTGTGCCACGGCTCCTCGTGCGCTGGGCCAGGCGTCCGGTGCTGCCCGCCGTGCGGCTCTGGCGGCGGAACATCCAGCTCAGGGTGGTCACCACCACGCTGCTGATGTCGCTGGGCGTCGTGCTGCTGCTGGGTTTCGTCGTCATCGGCCAGGTGCGCAACGGTCTGCTGGACGCCAAGGAGAAGGCGGCCCAGAGCCAGGCGGCCGGTGGTTTCACCGTCGCCAAGGAGAAGGCCGACGCACCGGTCGAGCCGGGTGGGCAGGACGCCGGCTCGGGGGACGGCAGGTCGAGCCGTAACTCCGTGAACTGGCGCTCCGACCTGGTCGTACAGCTGGCCAGCGGAGGCCAGAGCGCGTTCAACGTGGTGGCCCTGAGCGCCGACGAGAACGGCGCGGGCTCCAGCAGCCGCTTCCCGCGCGCCTCCGGCGGCGTGGACCACATCGCGAGCGTCCCCGCCAATCTGCGGTCGGCCGTCGCCAAGGGCACCGGCACGTTCCAGCGCTACACCCTGATCCAGTACACGGACGGACGAGAGTCCGAGTCCGGACTGGTCGTCGGCAAGCGGCTGACCGATGTCGACGGCAATTCCTACGAGCTGTACTACCTCTTCCCGCTGACGCAGGAGGAGCAGTCGCTCAACCTGGTCAAGGGCACCCTCGCCACGGCGGGGCTGTTCGTCGTCGTCCTGCTCGGGGCCATCGCCTGGCTCGTCGTACGGCAGGTCGTGACGCCCGTACGGATGGCCGCCGGAATCGCCGAACGGCTCTCCACCGGCCGGCTCCAGGAACGTATGAAGGTCACCGGAGAGGACGACATCGCCCGCCTCGGTGAGGCCTTCAACAAGATGGCCCAGAATCTCCAGCTCAAGATCCAGCAGCTGGAGGAGCTCTCCAGGATGCAGCGCCGCTTCGTCTCCGACGTCTCGCACGAGCTGCGCACCCCGCTGACCACGGTCCGGATGGCCGCCGACGTCATCCACGAGGCCCGTGTCGACTTCGACCCCGTCACGGCGCGCTCGGCGGAGCTGCTGGGCGACCAGCTCGACCGTTTCGAGTCGCTTCTGTCGGATCTCCTGGAGATCAGCCGGTTCGACGCCGGCGCCGCGGCGCTGGAGGCCGAGCCGATAGACCTGCGGGTGGTCGTACGCCGTGTGATCGGCGGAGCCGAACCGCTCGCCGAGCGCAAGGGCACTCGGATCCGGGTCATGGGGGACGAACAGCCGGTCGTCGCCGAGGCCGACGCCCGGCGCGTGGAGCGGGTCCTGCGCAATCTGGTCGTCAACGCCGTCGAGCACGGCGAGGGGCGGGACGTGGTGGTGCGGATGGCGGTGGCGGGCGGAGCCGTGGCCGTGGCCGTACGGGACTACGGAGTGGGGCTCAAGCCCGGCGAGGCGACGCGGGTCTTCAACCGGTTCTGGCGGGCGGACCCGGCACGGGCGCGTACCACCGGCGGTACGGGCCTCGGCCTGTCGATCGCCGTCGAGGACGCGCGCCTGCACGGCGGCTGGCTCCAGGCGTGGGGCGAGCCGGGCGGCGGATCGCAGTTCCGGCTGACACTGCCGCGTACCGCCGACGAGCCGCTGCGGGGCTCGCCCATACCGCTGGAGCCGGAGGACTCTAGGCGCGGCCGTGAGCGTTCCGTCCTCGGGGACCCGAAGGAGAGCGCGCACCGGTTGACGAGCGTGCCTTCCCAGTCCGCTTCGGGGGCGTCCCTCCCCGTGCCGGCCAGGGCGCCGGTGCCACCGCCCGCGGGAGCCGTCGACCCGACGGCGCTGCCGGGCAACGGTGCCCGGGTGGTACCGCGTTCCACCGGGGAGTCGGCGGAGAAGGACCCCGCCACGTCCTCGAAACCGCCCCGGTCGCCGAACACACCATCGTCAACTGCCTCCGCGGTCACGTCCGCGCCCAAGGCACCGGAGCGGGAGGACACGACTCGTGGGCGCTGA
- a CDS encoding LpqB family beta-propeller domain-containing protein — MGADRLRHGRGRVPRLPVVFGCCALLLTGCASIPDSGDVEPVKASPRGDSQVRVYPVAPAAGADPNEIVDGFLEAMTSDDPDFAVARKYLTKQASQSWQPADRTTVLAAAPDPADPRGPSGPDGPGLTYLLYGEQIAAVDAGHAYQPVAPEPYDRAIHLVQEKVLDGKEWRIDDLPQGLVLGESDFQRNYRAVNKYYFASGQGWLVADPVYIRQRIDPVTRMDPVTQAVKVLLDGPTDWMRPVVDSPFPTGTELKRGTRTLEFDDRNSLKVPLNAKVDNVGREQCRKMAAQLLFTLRDLTSTRGEQVELLRQDGSSLCVLSGDQAEEFAADRTSGSSDSPYFIDAKGRLAQLSASSKEPIDPPRVRGPFGDGTMPLGQVAVARDEKYAAGVSQDGKSMYVGSIISAGEVGDARVVSKAEKKEDRLSAPSWDGNGDLWIADRDPRKPRLLRLADGADAPREVTVDGLGDARIEALRVSADGVRVALLLAEDGRTTLQIGRVERRGPADGQTVSVTELKAVAPRMETVTAVSWAGPSRLVVVGKEAGGVQQVSYIQTDGSTSPAGVLPGLNQVTGIAASDDEQQPLVADSDDAGIVRLPTGANWQTMVQEGSSPVYPG; from the coding sequence GTGGGCGCTGACCGCCTTCGTCACGGCCGAGGACGCGTGCCGCGGCTGCCCGTCGTGTTCGGGTGCTGCGCCCTGCTGCTGACCGGCTGTGCCTCGATCCCCGACAGCGGGGACGTCGAGCCCGTCAAGGCATCCCCGCGCGGGGACTCCCAGGTGCGGGTGTATCCCGTCGCGCCCGCCGCCGGGGCCGATCCGAACGAGATCGTCGACGGCTTCCTCGAAGCGATGACCAGCGACGACCCCGACTTCGCGGTGGCCCGGAAGTATCTGACGAAGCAGGCGTCGCAGAGCTGGCAGCCGGCGGACCGTACGACGGTGCTGGCCGCCGCGCCCGACCCCGCCGACCCCCGGGGGCCGTCCGGTCCCGACGGGCCCGGCCTCACCTACCTGCTCTACGGCGAGCAGATCGCCGCCGTCGACGCCGGGCACGCCTACCAGCCGGTGGCGCCCGAGCCGTACGACCGCGCCATCCATCTCGTCCAGGAGAAGGTGCTGGACGGCAAGGAATGGCGCATCGACGACCTCCCGCAGGGCCTTGTGCTCGGTGAGTCCGACTTCCAGCGCAACTACCGGGCCGTGAACAAGTACTACTTCGCCTCCGGCCAGGGCTGGCTCGTCGCCGACCCCGTCTACATCAGGCAGCGCATAGACCCGGTGACGCGGATGGACCCGGTCACCCAGGCGGTCAAGGTGCTGCTCGACGGGCCGACGGACTGGATGCGGCCCGTGGTCGACTCGCCCTTCCCGACCGGTACGGAGCTGAAGCGCGGCACCCGGACCCTCGAATTCGACGACCGCAACTCCCTGAAGGTGCCGCTCAACGCGAAGGTCGACAACGTCGGCCGGGAGCAGTGCCGCAAGATGGCGGCGCAACTGCTCTTCACCCTCCGCGACTTGACGTCCACCCGAGGCGAACAGGTCGAACTGCTCAGGCAGGACGGCTCCTCGCTGTGTGTGCTGAGCGGTGACCAGGCGGAGGAGTTCGCCGCCGACCGCACCTCGGGCAGCTCGGACAGCCCGTACTTCATCGACGCGAAGGGCCGGCTCGCGCAGCTGTCGGCGAGCAGCAAGGAGCCGATCGACCCGCCGCGTGTGCGCGGCCCGTTCGGCGACGGCACGATGCCGCTCGGCCAGGTCGCCGTCGCGCGCGACGAGAAGTACGCGGCGGGCGTCTCGCAGGACGGGAAGTCCATGTACGTCGGGTCCATCATCTCGGCGGGTGAGGTGGGCGACGCGCGGGTCGTCAGCAAGGCCGAGAAGAAGGAGGACCGGCTGTCGGCGCCGAGTTGGGACGGCAACGGCGATCTGTGGATAGCGGACCGTGACCCGCGAAAGCCCCGGCTGCTGCGCCTGGCCGACGGCGCCGACGCGCCACGGGAGGTCACGGTCGACGGGCTCGGCGACGCGCGTATCGAGGCGCTGCGGGTCTCCGCCGACGGCGTACGGGTGGCGCTGCTGCTCGCCGAGGACGGACGTACGACCCTCCAGATCGGCCGCGTGGAGCGTCGTGGGCCGGCCGACGGACAGACGGTGTCGGTGACGGAGCTGAAGGCCGTGGCGCCCCGTATGGAGACGGTGACCGCCGTGTCGTGGGCGGGGCCCAGCCGGCTCGTCGTGGTGGGTAAGGAGGCCGGCGGGGTGCAGCAGGTGAGCTACATCCAGACGGACGGTTCGACATCGCCGGCGGGTGTGCTGCCGGGTCTGAATCAGGTCACCGGGATCGCCGCGTCCGACGACGAACAGCAGCCGCTGGTGGCCGACTCGGACGACGCGGGCATCGTGCGGCTGCCGACCGGCGCGAACTGGCAGACGATGGTGCAAGAGGGCTCGTCACCGGTATACCCCGGATAG
- a CDS encoding ComF family protein → MRGWWREITGLVLPVACGGCGSPRTPLCDACGRALYGTWPCRVRPVPEPVGLPVVHAAAPYEDAVRAVLLAHKERGALGLAAPLGRALAGAVRAAVPPGTGVGPLILVPVPSTKRAVGARGHDAARRIALAAVGELRRTGRSARVLPVLRQRRAVADQAGLDARQRLTNLAGALEVAAGGAGLLEGGRVVLVDDLMTTGASLVEASRAMHAATRPGYPAFIQVSAAVVAAPPLSFEINRN, encoded by the coding sequence ATGCGGGGGTGGTGGCGAGAAATCACCGGGCTGGTGCTGCCGGTCGCCTGCGGCGGCTGCGGGAGTCCCAGGACGCCGCTGTGCGACGCGTGCGGAAGGGCGCTGTACGGGACGTGGCCCTGCCGGGTGCGGCCGGTTCCCGAGCCCGTGGGGCTGCCGGTGGTGCATGCCGCCGCTCCGTACGAGGACGCCGTACGGGCCGTGCTGCTGGCGCACAAGGAGCGTGGCGCCCTCGGGCTGGCCGCGCCCCTGGGAAGGGCGCTGGCCGGGGCCGTGCGGGCCGCTGTCCCGCCGGGTACGGGCGTCGGCCCGCTGATTCTGGTGCCGGTTCCCTCGACGAAGCGTGCCGTCGGCGCGCGCGGGCACGACGCCGCCCGGCGCATCGCCCTGGCTGCGGTCGGCGAACTGCGGCGTACCGGACGGTCGGCGCGGGTGCTTCCGGTGCTGCGGCAGCGGCGCGCGGTGGCCGACCAGGCGGGCCTGGACGCCCGCCAGAGGCTCACCAATCTGGCCGGGGCTCTGGAGGTCGCGGCAGGGGGCGCGGGGCTCCTGGAGGGCGGCAGGGTGGTGCTGGTGGACGATCTCATGACGACCGGTGCCTCGCTTGTCGAGGCGTCGCGAGCGATGCATGCCGCGACGAGACCGGGGTACCCCGCATTCATACAGGTGAGCGCCGCCGTGGTCGCCGCACCTCCGCTCTCTTTCGAAATAAACCGGAACTGA
- the hpf gene encoding ribosome hibernation-promoting factor, HPF/YfiA family, whose amino-acid sequence MDIVVKGRKTEVPERFRKHVAEKLKLEKIQKLDGKVISLDVEVSKEHNPRQADRCDRVEITLHSRGPVIRAEAAAADPYAALDLATGKLEARLRRQHEKRHNRRGAGRLSAAEVVDVVPGVAQLNGSGPAPANESPNGIPTTRIGSLEVQGEGPLVVREKTHTAALMTLDQALYEMELVGHDFYLFVDSETKEPSVVYRRHAYDYGVIHLRTDQLAESEAAGAGGALGG is encoded by the coding sequence GTGGACATCGTCGTCAAGGGCCGCAAGACAGAGGTACCCGAGCGGTTCCGTAAGCACGTGGCCGAGAAGCTGAAGCTGGAGAAGATCCAGAAGCTCGACGGCAAGGTGATCAGCCTCGACGTCGAGGTGTCCAAGGAGCACAACCCGCGTCAGGCGGACCGTTGCGACCGGGTGGAGATCACGCTCCACTCCCGCGGTCCCGTCATCCGGGCGGAAGCCGCCGCCGCCGACCCGTACGCGGCACTCGACCTGGCCACCGGAAAGCTGGAGGCGCGGCTGCGCAGGCAGCACGAGAAGCGCCACAACCGCCGTGGCGCCGGGAGGCTTTCGGCCGCCGAGGTCGTCGACGTCGTCCCCGGTGTCGCCCAGCTGAACGGATCGGGTCCGGCCCCCGCGAACGAGTCGCCGAACGGCATTCCCACCACCAGGATCGGCTCGCTCGAAGTACAGGGCGAAGGACCGCTGGTGGTCCGCGAGAAGACGCACACCGCTGCTCTGATGACCCTCGACCAGGCGCTCTACGAGATGGAGTTGGTCGGACACGACTTCTATCTGTTCGTGGATTCCGAGACCAAGGAGCCGAGCGTCGTCTACCGGCGCCACGCCTACGACTACGGCGTCATCCATCTGAGGACCGACCAGTTGGCCGAATCCGAGGCCGCGGGCGCGGGTGGCGCGCTCGGCGGCTGA
- a CDS encoding response regulator, protein MADSFGPVHHARGAGGTTGGAGPDTGTDPDDPGKEPIRVLVVDDHALFRRGLEIVLAQEEDIQVVGEAGDGAEAVDKAADLLPDIVLMDVRMPKRGGIEACTSIKEVAPSAKIIMLTISDEEADLYDAIKAGATGYLLKEISTDEVATAIRAVADGQSQISPSMASKLLTEFKSMIQRTDERRLVPAPKLTDRELEVLKLVATGMNNRDIAKELFISENTVKNHVRNILEKLQLHSRMEAVVYAMREKILEIR, encoded by the coding sequence ATGGCGGACAGCTTCGGGCCGGTGCACCACGCGCGCGGTGCCGGCGGTACGACGGGCGGTGCCGGACCGGACACCGGCACGGACCCGGACGACCCCGGGAAGGAACCGATCAGGGTCCTTGTCGTGGACGACCACGCCCTCTTCCGCCGGGGGCTGGAGATCGTCCTCGCCCAGGAGGAGGACATCCAGGTCGTGGGGGAGGCCGGAGACGGCGCTGAGGCCGTCGACAAGGCCGCCGACCTGCTCCCCGACATCGTGCTGATGGATGTCCGGATGCCCAAGCGCGGCGGCATCGAGGCCTGCACCTCCATCAAGGAGGTGGCCCCCAGTGCCAAGATCATCATGCTGACGATCAGCGACGAGGAGGCCGACCTCTACGACGCGATCAAGGCGGGCGCGACCGGTTATCTCCTCAAGGAGATTTCGACGGACGAGGTGGCCACCGCGATTCGCGCGGTGGCCGACGGGCAGTCACAAATCAGCCCTTCCATGGCCTCCAAGCTGCTGACCGAGTTCAAGTCGATGATTCAGCGCACCGACGAGCGCAGACTCGTGCCGGCGCCGAAGCTCACCGACCGCGAGCTCGAAGTCCTCAAACTGGTCGCCACGGGAATGAACAACCGTGATATCGCCAAGGAGTTGTTCATCTCCGAGAACACCGTGAAGAACCATGTCCGCAACATCCTGGAGAAGCTGCAACTGCACTCCCGGATGGAGGCCGTGGTCTACGCGATGCGGGAGAAGATCCTCGAAATCAGATGA
- a CDS encoding winged helix-turn-helix domain-containing protein has translation MTTVPRAAAELSADEARRMALRAQGFLGAPDRRGGVRGVLRHLGAVQLDTISVLARSHELIPYARLGAVGRKTVEGAYWTPAAGADAPPSPHAFEYWSHAACILPVEEWPHFAFRRRAYRARPHWHHELSDGAYDAVIKQLRAEGPLTATELGGAKNGGEWWDWSEAKVAVERALMHGEVVCTERRSWKRVYDLAERAIPDEVLHDDLDDTECLRRLVRLAGRSLGVGTRSDIGDYHRIKGEQVDAVIADSGLVPVTVEGWAKPAWADPEALASVPRGRHRTTLLSPFDSLIWERARTERIFGFTHRLEAYVPKPKRIYGYFAMPLLSGGKLLGRVDPAREGTTLVARQVSLDTPAAVEPMARALREAAEWVGCDSVRIERVDRPELAAALTRAVI, from the coding sequence ATGACCACTGTGCCGCGCGCCGCCGCCGAGCTGTCCGCAGACGAAGCCCGCCGTATGGCGCTGCGCGCCCAGGGATTCCTCGGTGCCCCCGACCGCCGGGGCGGCGTGCGCGGTGTGCTGCGCCATCTCGGGGCCGTGCAGCTGGACACGATCTCGGTGCTCGCCCGCTCGCACGAGCTGATTCCGTACGCACGCCTGGGCGCCGTGGGCCGCAAGACGGTCGAGGGGGCGTACTGGACACCCGCGGCCGGCGCCGACGCCCCGCCCAGCCCGCACGCCTTCGAGTACTGGTCGCACGCGGCCTGCATCCTGCCGGTCGAGGAATGGCCGCATTTCGCCTTCCGACGCCGCGCCTACCGCGCCCGCCCGCACTGGCACCACGAGCTGTCGGACGGGGCGTACGACGCGGTGATCAAGCAGTTGCGGGCCGAAGGTCCTCTTACGGCCACCGAGCTGGGCGGCGCCAAGAACGGCGGCGAGTGGTGGGACTGGTCCGAGGCGAAGGTCGCGGTCGAGCGGGCGCTGATGCACGGCGAGGTGGTCTGCACGGAGCGCCGGAGCTGGAAGCGGGTCTACGACCTGGCGGAGCGCGCCATTCCCGACGAGGTGCTGCACGACGATCTGGACGACACCGAGTGCCTGCGCCGGCTCGTGCGGCTCGCGGGCCGGTCGCTGGGGGTGGGCACCCGTTCGGACATCGGGGACTACCACCGCATCAAGGGCGAGCAGGTCGACGCGGTGATCGCGGACTCGGGCCTGGTGCCGGTGACGGTCGAGGGCTGGGCGAAGCCCGCCTGGGCCGATCCGGAGGCACTGGCGAGCGTCCCGCGCGGCCGGCACCGGACGACTCTGCTCTCGCCGTTCGACTCGCTCATCTGGGAGCGGGCCCGCACCGAGCGGATCTTCGGCTTCACCCACCGCCTGGAGGCCTACGTGCCCAAGCCCAAGCGGATCTACGGGTACTTCGCGATGCCGCTGCTGTCGGGCGGGAAGCTGCTCGGCCGCGTCGACCCGGCGCGTGAGGGCACGACGCTCGTCGCCCGGCAGGTCTCGCTGGACACCCCCGCCGCCGTCGAGCCCATGGCGCGGGCGCTGCGGGAGGCCGCCGAATGGGTGGGCTGCGACTCCGTACGGATCGAGCGCGTCGACCGCCCCGAACTGGCCGCGGCGCTGACGCGGGCCGTCATCTGA
- a CDS encoding GNAT family N-acetyltransferase, whose product MEPLIPRAAPPEASATSLITERLRLRPLVPEDIGAVYAACQDPDIQRWTTIPSPYGRRHAEHFVERIVPDMWEAGTNFVFAVEPVGGGPLLASVNAHSHTGVWAVGYWTVKEHRGRGHTTEALRALTRWMFTELGADRVEWRAEAGNVGSRAVALKAGFVMEGTLRAGLLLKETTRDAWIGALLPSDLGLPSRRPYLPARP is encoded by the coding sequence ATGGAGCCACTCATCCCCCGGGCCGCCCCTCCGGAGGCCTCCGCCACCTCCTTGATCACCGAGCGTCTACGGCTGCGCCCCCTGGTTCCGGAGGACATCGGGGCGGTGTACGCCGCCTGTCAGGATCCGGACATCCAGCGGTGGACCACGATCCCCTCTCCGTACGGAAGGCGGCACGCCGAGCACTTCGTCGAGCGGATCGTCCCGGACATGTGGGAGGCCGGGACCAACTTCGTCTTCGCGGTCGAGCCGGTCGGCGGCGGCCCGCTGCTGGCCTCGGTCAACGCCCACAGCCACACCGGTGTGTGGGCTGTCGGTTACTGGACGGTCAAGGAGCACCGCGGCCGGGGCCACACCACGGAGGCGCTGCGCGCCCTGACCCGCTGGATGTTCACGGAGCTGGGCGCCGATCGCGTCGAGTGGCGGGCCGAGGCGGGCAACGTGGGCTCGCGGGCCGTCGCGCTGAAGGCCGGCTTCGTCATGGAGGGCACCCTGCGCGCCGGACTGCTCCTGAAGGAGACGACGCGTGACGCCTGGATCGGCGCGCTCCTGCCCTCCGATCTCGGCCTGCCCTCAAGGCGCCCGTATCTGCCCGCGCGGCCCTGA